Below is a window of Synechococcus sp. PCC 7335 DNA.
CGTCCCCCGCATCACTGACTGAATAGTCGAAGCGGTCACTTGCATAAATACCGCTGATCACAAAGCCATTGCTGTCATCGAGAGCCGAAAGCTCTAGGCGAGGCGCAAAGCCGCCTTCAGCCCCGAACACCACATAGCTCTCGCCGGCATAGCCTGCACCAATAGTCAGGTCATCGAAGCCATCGCCGTTGACATCACCCGCACTACTGACTGAACTGCCGGAACGGTCATCTCTATCAATACCTTCGATAACAAAGCCGTTGCTGCCATCGAGGGCTGAGAGTTCCAGACTGGGCGCAAAGCCGCCCTCAAACCCAAACACCACATAGCTCTCGCCAGCACTACGGATCTCATTCGGGTCGGCGTTGGGCGCGCCGATAACTAGGTCATCGATGCCATCACCGTTGACATCACCCGCACTACTGACTGAACGGCCAGATGCGTCACCGTCATCGATGCCATTGAGAACAAAACCGTTACTGCCATCGAGGGCTGAGAGCTCTAGACTAGGCGCGAAGCCCTCTTCAGAACCAAACACTACATAGCTCTCGCCAACATAAGTGTTACCGGAGGATGCACCGATAATCAGGTCATCTAAGCCATCACCATTAACGTCACCCGCACTACTGACTGAACGGCCGGAGCTATTAAAGGCACCGATACCATTGAGAACAAAGCCGTTGCTACCATCGAGGGCTGAGAGCTCTAGACTAGGCGCGAAGCCACCTTCAGAACCAAACACTACATAGCTCTCGCCAGCCCTATTGTTTCCATTCGGGTCGGCACCGGGTGCGCCAATAATCAGGTCATCGAAGCCATCGCCGTTGACATCACCCGCACTACTAACTGAAGAGCCGGAGCTGTCACCGTCATCGATGCCATTGAGAACAAAGCCGTTACTACCATCGAGGGCTGAGAGCTCTAGACTAGGCGCGAAGCCACCTTCAGAACCAAACACTACATAGCTTTCACCGACCCTACGTTTTCCATTCGAGGTGGCACCGGGCGCGCCGATGATTAGGTCATCAACGCCGTCGCCGTTGACATCGCCCCCACTGCTGACTGAAGAGCCTCCAATACCGTTGATAACAAAGCCGTTGCTGCCATCAAGGGCTGAGAGCTCTAGACTAGGCGCGAAGCTATCCTCGGCCCCAAATACCACAAAGCTCGCGCCGACATCGGGTACGCCGATAATCAAGTCATCGAAGCCATCGCCGTTGACATCGCCCCCACTACTGACTGTATTGCCAGAGCTGTAACCTAAGGCAATACCGTTGATGACAAAGCCGTTGGTGCCATCGAGGTCGGCTAGATTAAATACTGCGTCAAAACTCATGGGCCTAGGTTCCTCGATCAATAGGTCGCTCAGTTATCTCTACCCGCTGCCAGTTTAAATCAGTAAGTGGCGTAGGCAGCAGCAATCATATGGATATGTCACAGATTCGCTTTCAGCGTCTGATTGCAGATCGAGGCATCTGTGTTCACTACGATGTGGCTGAGTTTAAAGAAGATATCGAGCAACTAAAGGTGCAA
It encodes the following:
- a CDS encoding UPF0175 family protein, translated to MDMSQIRFQRLIADRGICVHYDVAEFKEDIEQLKVQGLL